The DNA window ACCCAAAGTCCAAGAAATGGAGCAAGAAATTACCCCACGATGTCGTTCATCTCCGCATAGGGATCTGGATGCTTCCGTCACGGCTGGAACGTCAGATCGAGGCGAAGCGGGTTCACGCCCCACCCCTCTACTGCGGGGCGTACCGGCCGAATCGGCAAACCGTAGTGGCGAGAGCGATCGAATAGCGGAAACCCCAGCGTTAGCATCGAGTAGTAGAACCACATCATGGCGTTCGCCATCTCAGCAGGGCGTTCGCGGGTGACGAAGTGGCTGCAGCCCAGCATCAGCAAAGCCTCCAGGCCCGGCACGTGCTCCTCCATACCCTGAACGTATTCCACCGGCTGCCAGGATCGTGCTCGCCGTGCACATGGAGCACTGGCATCGTGAACTTGGCGTAATCGACCGGGCGGCTCTTGCGAATATCCTGAAAATAGCGCGGCACCGCCTCTGCGGCGCCCGGATACGAGAACTTATTGAGAATTACATAACGTCATGACAACCATTTTCTCCTTGATGCGTTATATCGATGTTAGCATTGCATCGAGGAGAGATCATGGCGGTGAAGATGGACGAAGCGGCGAGGCGGCGGGTGCGTGCTGGCCGGCTGCTGATGAAGGGCAAGAAGCCGGCGGAAGTGGCGGTGATGGTGGGTGCGCCGCGGCAGACCGTATATCGCTGGCTGGATGTCCTGCGCGAATCCGGGATCGATGGTCTGCGCATGATGAGCAAGGGCGGACGTCCGTCGCGAATGTCCGCCGAGCAGGTCGAAGAGCTGCGCGAGGCGCTGCTGGCCGGGCCTGTAGCCTGCGGGTACGGCACCGATCTATGGACACTCAAGCGGGTGCGCCTGCTGATCGAGAAGCGCTTTGGCATCCGATACAGCGAGGTCCAAGTCTGGCGCATTCTGGGTGCCATGGGTTTCTCCAGCCAGAAGCCCGAGAGGCGTGCCATCGAGCGCAACGAGGAAGCCGTGGCGCATTGGAAGAAGCGCACTTGGCCTGTGCTCAAAAAAAAGCTCGGCGGGAAGGCCGCGTAATCGTCTTCATCGACGAATCTGGTCTGTCCGAGCGGCCTACGCGCGTTCGCACCTGGGCGCCCAAGGGGCAGACGCCGGTGATTCAGTTCCACTTCAACTGGAAGCAACTGTCGATGATCGCCGGCGTGAGCTTCACGAACGCCTACTTCCGGCTGCATGAGGGATCGATCAAGAGTGCGCAGATCGTCGATTTCCTGGAAGCACTGGTCAGGCAGATCGGTCGCAAGCTCCTGATCATCTGGGACGGACTCAAGGCGCACCGCTCCCGTGTTGTGCGGGACTATGTCGATGGTCTCGATGGAAAGATCGAATTGGCCTTCCTGCCACCCTACGCGCCGGAGCTCAACCCGGTCGAGTATCTGTGGGCCTGGCTCAAGCGTCATGCCTTGGCGAACTACTGCCCCGATTCCCTTGCCGAACTGGCCACGACTGCACGTGGCAAGCTCAGGTCGGCGCAACGGCGTACCACCCTCATCGCCGCCTTCTGGAAACAGGCTGAATTGTTCTGATGTCACGAGATTACGTAATTCTCAATAGCAGCGATTTCGTACAGATCCTCTTCACCAGGCCGGGTCTCCGGCTTGCACGAACTGTCGAACCAGACCAGGACGTACGCATCGGCGTTGCCCATGAGCCTTGCCGCAGCTTCCGGATTGCGCGCGTTCCAGTGATGACGCAATGAGTTGCGCGGATCATAACGATGAAACGATAGACAGTATCTT is part of the Pelomicrobium methylotrophicum genome and encodes:
- a CDS encoding IS630 family transposase (programmed frameshift); its protein translation is MAVKMDEAARRRVRAGRLLMKGKKPAEVAVMVGAPRQTVYRWLDVLRESGIDGLRMMSKGGRPSRMSAEQVEELREALLAGPVACGYGTDLWTLKRVRLLIEKRFGIRYSEVQVWRILGAMGFSSQKPERRAIERNEEAVAHWKKRTWPVLKKKPRREGRVIVFIDESGLSERPTRVRTWAPKGQTPVIQFHFNWKQLSMIAGVSFTNAYFRLHEGSIKSAQIVDFLEALVRQIGRKLLIIWDGLKAHRSRVVRDYVDGLDGKIELAFLPPYAPELNPVEYLWAWLKRHALANYCPDSLAELATTARGKLRSAQRRTTLIAAFWKQAELF